The sequence ATTTCATAAACTCGTAAAAAGAAAGCAGGCGCAAAAATATCATTTTGCATTGAAATTGAATCGGCCTTTGTAACCTACCTGCAACTGTACAAAATTCCGTTCAATTGCATCTGTAGTGACAACTGTACGAAAGCGGAGGAAAATTTTATCCTGATTGCTTTTGATAGGATAATAAAATAATTCAAATTCTGGTGAATGATACCAACGCCATGATTCATTAATGAATGCAGGTCGGTTCCACAGTTTCTGGTAAAAAGTTATCCAGCCAATGTTTATACCAAAATTTCTATACAATGGGATAATACCTTTAACTTCTATACCATAAGAAAGTGTATTAATCTTTATTTGCTCATACTCTGGTGCAGTATTAGGGTTGTTTACAGTTGTTGGCAATTGTTATCCTCTTACATTAGCCCAGTTAAAACCCACTAATGTGTTTAGTTCTAGTTCACTATAAAATCGATATATTTTTCTAAACAGATTTAACCGGATGCTTGTATTCAGGTAAGATCTTTGATTCAGATACATTCTGTTAATACTAATCTTATTTAGATCTTTATCAATTGTATCTGGAACAACAGAGCTAAAGCCATTATCAAAGCGGGAAAATTTGAGACTTGGCTCTAGAAAATTCACAAAAAAGAAGGGTTTATATTTATGATTCTTCGTATTGAGTAGGATATGCGCAGATGCCTCTGTTTGAACAAGTCCATTTCCTCTCTCAGCTTTAACCAATGATAAGAAATCTGTATAGACATTAAGATTGATATAGGAATTTAATGAAGTATTTACAATAACAGGCTTTGTCTTAGTTTCATTATTCAATGTTATATATCCATCACTTGGCGGATAATTTTTTCCTATTTGGGGATCATAATTAATTATGTCTCCTATTCGAATAAATTTAGTTTTATCATTAAGATTTGCATATAAACGTAGTGTTTCCAGATATTTTTTATAATCAGCATGTCGTAGGGATACAGGAATGCGGTTTCTTTTGATCCATCTTCCATTTCTAAATACTTTTGTAAATGTATTGGTGAAAACTTCCTTTTCATTCGTTTTTTCATCAATTGTGTATACTTTTATTTCAGAGACTACTCCATCTCTAAAGTAAAGTTCAACAGATTGAATTTGCTGCGTTTCATTAAATATTCCTGTTTTTTCTACTTCTGTAGGTGCTACAGACCCTATCCATTTTCCTTTCCCCTCTTCTTCTGGATCTATTTTGTTTGCAGCACTCTCAAAGCCTTTGTCACTTAATTTTAATTTATATACATGAACTGTATTCTTTCTCAGTGATATATGGCCAATGACCTCGCTTGTATCTTTATCTGTATTAATTCGTCTAAGAATTTCATCCTGAAAAGATTTATAATCTTTAATCGTGATCTTAAGTATATTCTTGGCTGTGTCTACTTTTACAAAATCAGTTTCTACACTCTCATCCAGTTTGATAGTAAGAATAATTTCTTCTAGATCTTCAATTTTTCTGTCAGGAAGAATGGTGATAGTGAAGCTTAAGTTAAACACATTACTTTTAGATATTGTAAATTCGCTATTATCTGGCTTTATAACATAGTCATATCCATCACCTTTCGTTGCATCTCCGCTTGTTGTCAGCTTAATTTTAAACTCGTCTTTGTTATTCCATTTGCCTTCTAATTTCAGATCAACTGTTAACTGTTTTTCATCTGTACCTTCTTCCTCAACTATCTCTGTTTTTACAAAACCAATTGTTAATTGTCCCAAGCAAGATAATGTAAGAAAGAATAAACCGAGGGTTAAAAGCTTCGTTTTCATATAGAAAGAGGTTTGTGGGTGGGGATAATACTATTGGATATAAAGATCCTTATTAAGGATACATATAATCAATACCTTAAATGGGGTATATTTGTGGATAAAAGCCTTTTGCTATATTGCAACTATGCCATGAAGAGCCTTTCTTATTCTACAGTCTACACGTAATCTACAATATAGACCTGAACTGGCTTATGCTAAGGGTAGAACTTTGGAGAAATCAGTTTATACCATTTGTGTGGTTACAAAACCATAACTATCCGAATGAACATTTGTAAAAATTCTCTCACTAGGTTACACACATAATCTGATAAAGACTTCTCTCATCAACTATTATGCTCTGGTTTTGGCAACATGGAAATCAACTTTTCATACTCTTTCTGACACCCTTACTGGGACTTATTTTTGACTATACACTCAGTAAAAAAGTAATACTCTATTTGTTAGGCACCAGTGTGGTTCTCTTTCTTCCAATAGTGGCAGGTTATGAATATATCATCCCTTACACTGTTCAGGCGCTTGGACTTACTGCGTTGAGCTGTCTTTATTATTTTTATTCCAGACAAATCACGCAGGTAACGCCCAAAATAATTTCAGCAATCCTCATAGGCGGACTAGCTTTTATTGTACTGAAACATTTGGCATTTATGGACTCCATGTCAGGGTATCAGAAAGTGGAAAAGAGTTGGAATGTAAATCACCACAAGATTGAGTATATTGTGGATCAGGGTTTTTCAGGTAGACCTTTACTGAAATATGAAATCCGCAAATATGGGCTAATTCCAATTGTTCTAAAGAAAGTAGATCGTGCTTATGATGATGATACAACAAACAGTTGTATAGTACACTTTACGGATATTTGAATGAACTTTGATAAATGCAAAGGCACCCTAACTGACGCAAAAACAGGTAAGTAAAAATATGACACTTTACAACAGGTACATTAACGGTGAAACAAAACAAGTTTACGAGGATATTTATGCTTTGGGAGAAGATGCGTTTTTACCGGAAAAATCGGCCTGAGATTGAAAAAGCATTTTCACCCAAAACCTAAAAACCTATTCTATTTGGGCTCACGATTTTCTTGATAAGAATTTTGGCAAACTCTTCCAGAGAATCAGCCTCTTTTCGTAATCCAGCTTCCCAGGTTATATTCTCAGATTCTGTCTCAACATCAAACCCCTCTGCATAATGGTCCCAAAGATAAACTGATTTATCTATCCCATCTGTTTTGATAAAGTAATAGTTTGCACAGTCAGCATCTCCCACAATTAGCCACCCTTTATGATCCCATCCGATAGTATTTAAATCAATAATCGCATCTGGAGAGTAACTGAGAGGAGGAAAGTCAGTTGTATCCCTAAATTCCGTTACTCCCAAAATTATTAGATCTTCAGGATAGTTGAGTAAAAATGTTTTATAGAATTCTGGTAGTGCTAACCGTAAACTATCTTCAATTCGTTTGATATCTGCTTCTGTCATGCTATGATCAATAGTTGTTTCGGATCTATGGATTTGCCACAAAAACTTAAGTGTGTTGACTCTAATGTCCTTTCAGGCTTATGCAAATGAATTAGAAGCCCTCCTCGCCAGGAAAAAGACCATGACCATCACCTAGGCCTAGAGCAAAAAC is a genomic window of Xanthocytophaga agilis containing:
- a CDS encoding SMI1/KNR4 family protein, which gives rise to MTEADIKRIEDSLRLALPEFYKTFLLNYPEDLIILGVTEFRDTTDFPPLSYSPDAIIDLNTIGWDHKGWLIVGDADCANYYFIKTDGIDKSVYLWDHYAEGFDVETESENITWEAGLRKEADSLEEFAKILIKKIVSPNRIGF